In Penaeus monodon isolate SGIC_2016 chromosome 43, NSTDA_Pmon_1, whole genome shotgun sequence, one DNA window encodes the following:
- the LOC119568177 gene encoding uncharacterized protein LOC119568177, with product MVLLFAECKARHGVALTSLEPVVDWGTRPPSEKGFRNIQMKRLIPNAISLLSSFDLKYSKLILCILSLVSPRFEVSRESEKGAHDMKKGNWQLRIVRVNCPSPWMVMYINSKPRPVVVILQICQQNQLRLYKEKMLKLVLLLCVLSLAVAMPQLNWDFNTGLNLPGGFGANVNAGASYNNHPWGPYGNVGAGANVNTPFGNVGGSTGFYLPGRR from the exons ATGGTGCTATTATTTGCAGAATGTAAAGCAAGACATGGTGTAGCACTAACGAGTCTGGAACCGGTAGTTGATTGGGGGACCAGACCTCCATCAGAAAAGGGGTTTCGAAATATTCAAATGAAACGTTTAATTCCTAACGCTATTTCCCTCCTCTCCAGTTTTGATTTGAAGTATAGCaaattaatattatgtatccTTTCCTTGGTATCTCCCCGCTTCGAAGTGTCCagggaaagtgaaaaaggggCACATGATATGAAGAAAGGGAACTGGCAACTTAGGATCGTAAGGGTTAACTGCCCGTCTCCCTGGATGGTGATGTATATAAACAGCAAACCTCGTCCTGTGGTTGTTATTCTACAGATCTGTCAGCAGAATCAGCTCAGACTATACAAAGAG AAGATGCTGAAACTCGTGCTCCTCTTGTGTGTGCTGAGCCTGGCAGTGGCGATGCCCCAATTAAACTGGGATTTCAACACAGGCCTCAACCTACCGGGAGGCTTCGGTGCCAACGTCAACGCAGGGGCATCCTATAACAACCATCCTTGGGGACCGTACGGAAACGTTGGCGCCGGAGCAAACGTTAACACGCCCTTCGGAAACGTTGGTGGCTCTACCGGCTTCTACCTCCCGGGAAGACGCTAA